Proteins from a genomic interval of Lolium perenne isolate Kyuss_39 chromosome 1, Kyuss_2.0, whole genome shotgun sequence:
- the LOC127294019 gene encoding TLC domain-containing protein At5g14285: MAELLASWAAEERWMYPAFLAMYAVIYSIGQLGLFRRWEWRHRLDGASCLISLAHGSAAALAAVAAIAAQPAERRGFAAPNSRLQDHVLDYSVAYFTMDLLHYLAFLPGDTLFIAHHIATLFVFLTCRYLVHHGAYALLILLFLAEVTSLLQNVWTLAGIWRAEVPAAARVYNALSVPFYVLYTIVRGVAGPIFFLKMSLFYLSGQAVDVIPWWVRISWIIVVGPAITVSNLWIWNLWKELLRERKQSMKKKHT, translated from the coding sequence ATGGCGGAGCTCCTGGCTTCCTGGGCCGCCGAGGAGCGGTGGATGTACCCGGCGTTCCTGGCCATGTACGCCGTCATATACTCTATCGGCCAACTGGGCCTCTTCCGGCGCTGGGAGTGGCGGCACCGCCTGGACGGCGCCAGCTGCCTCATCTCGCTCGCGCACGGCTCCGCCGCCGCGCTCGCCGCCGTGGCGGCCATCGCCGCGCAGCCGGCCGAGAGGCGGGGATTCGCCGCGCCCAACTCCCGCCTCCAGGACCACGTCCTCGACTACAGCGTCGCCTACTTCACCATGGACCTGCTCCACTACCTCGCCTTCCTCCCCGGGGACACCCTCTTCATCGCCCACCACATCGCCACGCTCTTCGTCTTCCTCACCTGCCGCTACCTCGTCCACCATGGCGCCTACGCGCTCCTCATCCTGCTCTTTCTCGCCGAGGTCACAAGCCTGCTGCAGAATGTCTGGACGCTCGCCGGGATCTGGCGAGCCGAGGTGCCCGCCGCCGCCAGGGTGTACAACGCCCTCTCAGTGCCCTTCTATGTGCTCTACACCATCGTCAGGGGTGTCGCCGGGCCCATCTTCTTCCTCAAGATGAGCCTCTTCTACCTCTCCGGCCAGGCGGTGGACGTCATCCCCTGGTGGGTGCGCATATCCTGGATCATCGTCGTCGGCCCTGCTATCACGGTGAGCAACCTGTGGATCTGGAACCTCTGGAAGGAGCTGTTGAGGGAGCGCAAGCAGAGCATGAAAAAGAAACACACATAG